The following are encoded together in the Oncorhynchus kisutch isolate 150728-3 linkage group LG8, Okis_V2, whole genome shotgun sequence genome:
- the LOC109878789 gene encoding probable ATP-dependent RNA helicase DDX28 yields MQSVKVGYSVLFTLISKHNYSSSGHFRALACSHGTISSACGAHSMSTTAQPVVIRIPRHMQEQVENVKQVRGKNKVNTIKAGKLLIKSKNPELNQSAGYTLGKFEQPHLSSKGWKHNKSFGDYFTVNNTQRTPPVVTEIQDEEGDKLKEKSKPITFHNLHLCPDLVEALGKDNITRPTTVQLQTIPKLLKGYNILCAAETGSGKTLSYLLPVIHKLQAEKAADSESIETTPRTRSVIIVPSRELADQVSAVARSLCGPFGLMVKTVGGGRGVGNIKLAFTKGPPDVLVATPGALIKALRRRYLDLKELSFMVVDEADTMFDPSFSGMLESILAQTCVACDPSETQGPGSTRKAQLVVVGATFPGGVGEVLSQVTDLGSMVTIKSKNLHFLMPHVKQTFLKVRGADKLLELHQALKAAEQDKAGVLVFCNRASTVNWLGYSLEDMGLRHVRLQGEMPASLRAGIFHSFQKGQVDVLICTDIASRGLDTQRVCLVVNYDFPESHTDYIHRAGRVGRVGSMEDGEVLSFVTHPWDVELVQKIETAARRRTSLPGMESSIRKPEPKAAEEEEEEEGLLY; encoded by the exons ATGCAGTCTGTGAAGGTTGGCTACTCAGTATTGTTTACGTTGATATCAAAACACAACTACTCGTCCTCGGGTCATTTCAGAGCACTAGCATGTAGTCATGGTACAATCAGTTCAGCCTGTGGTGCCCATTCCATGTCAACCACAGCACAGCCTGTGGTCATTCGTATTCCCAGACACATGCAGGAGCAGGTAGAAAATGTGAAGCAGGTGAGAGGCAAGAACAAAGTCAACACCATCAAGGCTGGCAAGCTCCTAATCAAAAGCAAGAACCCAGAACTGAATCAGTCCGCAGGCTACACACTTGGGAAATTTGAGCAGCCCCATCTCTCCTCCAAAGGATGGAAACACAACAAATCATTTGGTGACTACTTCACGGTTAACAACACTCAGCGTACTCCACCCGTTGTCACTGAAATCCAGGATGAGGAGGGTGACAAACTCAAAGAGAAGAGTAAACCTATTACATTTCACAACCTTCACCTCTGCCCGGACTTAGTGGAGGCTTTGGGCAAGGACAACATAACTCGCCCTACAACCGTTCAACTACAAACCATCCCCAAGCTCCTGAAAGGCTATAACATCCTGTGCGCAGCTGAGACAGGCAGTGGCAAAACCCTGAGCTACCTGTTGCCTGTCATTCACAAACTACAGGCTGAGAAAGCAGCAGATTCCGAGTCTATAGAAACCACACCCAGGACTCGCTCTGTTATCATTGTCCCCTCTAGAGAACTTGCTGACCAGGTCTCAGCTGTGGCCAGGAGCCTGTGTGGCCCATTCGGGCTGATGGTGAAGACAGTAGGAGGTGGGAGAGGTGTGGGCAACATCAAGCTGGCCTTCACCAAGGGTCCCCCGGATGTGTtggtggccacacctggtgcccTCATCAAGGCCCTGCGGAGACGCTACCTAGACCTGAAGGAGCTGAGCTTCATGGTGGTGGATGAGGCAGACACCATGTTTGATCCCAGCTTCTCTGGCATGCTGGAGAGCATCCTGGCCCAGACCTGCGTGGCCTGTGACCCCTCAGAGACCCAGGGCCCCGGCTCCACCCGCAAGGCCCAGCTGGTGGTTGTGGGGGCCACGTTTCCCGGTGGGGTCGGAGAGGTTCTCAGCCAG GTGACGGACCTGGGCAGCATGGTGACCATCAAGAGCAAGAATCTTCACTTCCTCATGCCACATGTAAAACAGACCTTCCTGAAG GTGAGGGGAGCTGACAAGCTTCTGGAGCTCCACCAGGCGCTGAAGGCAGCAGAGCAGGACAAGGCTGGGGTGTTGGTGTTCTGTAACCGGGCTTCTACAGTCAACTGGCTGGGCTACTCCCTGGAGGACATGGGGCTGAGACACGTCCGACTGCAGGGGGAGATGCCTGCCTCCCTCCGTGCTGGAATCTTCCACTCCTTCCAGAAGGGACAG GTAGATGTGCTGATCTGTACCGACATCGCTTCCCGAGGACTGGACACCCAGAGGGTCTGTCTTGTGGTCAACTACGACTTCCCAGAATCCCACACGGACTACATCCACCGGGCGGGGCGGGTGGGCCGGGTAGGGAGTATGGAGGATGGGGAGGTGCTCAGCTTCGTCACCCACCCCTGGGACGTGGAGCTGGTGCAGAAGATTGAGACGGCTGCCCGGAGGAGGACAAGTCTGCCTGGGATGGAGTCCTCCATCAGGAAGCCTGAGCCCAAAGCAgccgaagaggaggaggaagaagaggggttGCTCTACTAG